Proteins co-encoded in one Yamadazyma tenuis chromosome 1, complete sequence genomic window:
- the NMD3 gene encoding ribosome-binding protein (BUSCO:EOG09262CA4; EggNog:ENOG503NTWS; COG:J), translating into MSNYTQLDTTTQGVATVLCCNCGVPMDGSTGMVMCYDCIKLTVDITEGIPREANISFCRNCERFLQPPGQWIRAELESRELLALCLRRLKGLNKVRLVDASFIWTEPHSRRIRIKITVQGEAMNNTIVQQSFEVVYVVVAMQCADCAKTYTPNTWRATVQIRQKVPHKRTFLYLEQLILRHNAHQDTVSIQESSDGLDFFYSQKNHAVKMLDFLTAVVPLKYKKSEELVSQDIQSGSSTYKFAYSVEIVPICRDDLVVLPKKLAHHSGNISRVVLCSKISNMIQFLDPFTLQMTDLQPSIYWRNPFSSLISVTNMVEFIVLDVEPTGETRGKHVLADITVSRESDLGVNDQSYYIRSHLGAILHPGDSCLGYFLTNSNFNSDLWDSLDESNTPEVVLVKKFYPRKSKKSKNRNWKLKRMAREHQDIGGAEDSRQAKQEQERAERDYELFLQELEEDEEMRQAINLYKSTNPPVRDVEEESEMLDEEDAPQINIDELLDELDDMNLDDDDNEASPIV; encoded by the coding sequence ATGTCTAACTATACCCAACTTGATACCACCACTCAAGGTGTGGCAACCGTGTTGTGCTGCAACTGTGGTGTGCCCATGGATGGCTCCACCGGAATGGTAATGTGTTACGACTGTATCAAATTAACGGTTGACATCACCGAAGGCATTCCTAGAGAAGCGAATATATCATTTTGCAGAAATTGTGAAAGATTCTTACAGCCTCCTGGACAGTGGATCAGAGCCGAGTTGGAATCCAGAGAGTTGTTGGCGTTGTGCTTGAGGCGATTAAAGGGGTTGAATAAAGTCAGATTGGTGGATGCATCCTTCATCTGGACCGAACCCCATTCCCGTCGTATCAGAATCAAAATCACCGTCCAAGGAGAGGCCATGAACAATACCATCGTGCAACAATCCTTTGAGGTGGTGTATGTGGTTGTGGCCATGCAGTGTGCGGACTGTGCAAAGACCTATACCCCAAACACCTGGAGAGCCACTGTTCAAATCAGACAAAAGGTTCCTCACAAGAGAACCTTTTTGTATTTGGAGCAGTTGATTTTAAGACACAATGCCCACCAAGATACGGTTTCGATTCAGGAAAGTTCTGACGGGTTGGATTTTTTTTACTCGCAGAAGAACCATGCCGTGAAGATGTTGGACTTTTTAACGGCAGTGGTGCCTTTGAAATACAAAAAGTCCGAAGAATTGGTTAGTCAAGACATTCAGTCAGGTTCCTCCACTTATAAGTTTGCATATTCGGTAGAAATCGTACCTATTTGTCGTGACGACTTGGTAGTTTtaccaaagaagttggcccATCACCTGGGTAACATTTCCAGAGTGGTATTGTGTTCGAAGATCAGTAATATGatccaatttcttgatccCTTCACCTTACAGATGACAGATTTACAGCCACTGATTTACTGGAGAAATCCGTTTTCTTCGTTGATTAGTGTGACTAACATGGTGGAATTCATTGTGTTGGACGTCGAACCAACAGGAGAAACCAGGGGAAAGCATGTATTGGCAGATATAACTGTGTCGAGAGAAAGCGACTTGGGAGTTAATGACCAGTCATACTATATCAGATCCCATCTAGGTGCGATTTTGCACCCTGGAGATTCGTGTCTCGGGTATTTCTTAACGAACTCTAACTTTAACTCGGACTTGTGGGACTCTTTGGATGAAAGTAACACGCCCGAAgtggtgttggtgaagaaattcTACCCAAgaaagtccaagaagtccaagaacAGAAACTGGAAGTTAAAGAGAATGGCCAGAGAACACCAAGATATTGGAGGTGCCGAAGATTCCAGACAAGccaaacaagaacaagaaagagCCGAAAGAGATTATGAATTGTTTTTGCAAGAATTAGAAGAGGACGAAGAAATGAGACAAGCTATTAACTTGTATAAGAGCACGAATCCTCCTGTTCGCgatgtggaagaagaaagtgaaatgctcgatgaagaagatgccCCACAAATAAATATTGAtgagttgttggatgagttggacgatatgaacttggatgatgacGACAACGAAGCATCACCAATAGTTTAG